One genomic region from Kineosporia corallincola encodes:
- a CDS encoding SAF domain-containing protein, whose translation MAVSELAPVAAARLRRPGWRDPRLIVGLVLLFGSIAAGARLMAEAGQTRAVYAARTALPPGTALTAEVLKVVRVRVEGADAGYLDAASPLPAGAVLLRTVGEGELIPVAAIGSAASLSVRPVTIPLDGPPPGGLVAGGRADIWAAVPHRDQSRGGFQAPRQIADGVEVFAVSAPGAGLNSARSGSLQVLVAEDALPDVLEALADESRLSVLPVLGTPRARS comes from the coding sequence ATGGCGGTGTCGGAACTCGCGCCGGTGGCGGCGGCGAGACTGCGGAGGCCCGGCTGGCGTGATCCTCGGCTGATCGTCGGGCTGGTGCTGCTGTTCGGATCGATTGCGGCCGGTGCCCGGCTGATGGCCGAGGCCGGTCAGACCCGTGCCGTCTACGCCGCTCGCACGGCTCTGCCGCCCGGCACCGCACTGACCGCCGAGGTGCTGAAGGTGGTTCGGGTGAGGGTGGAGGGCGCCGATGCCGGGTATCTGGACGCGGCCAGTCCGCTGCCGGCCGGCGCTGTTCTCCTACGCACCGTCGGTGAGGGGGAACTGATTCCGGTCGCGGCCATCGGATCCGCCGCCAGTCTGAGCGTCCGGCCGGTGACGATTCCGCTCGACGGGCCTCCACCGGGTGGGCTGGTCGCCGGTGGCCGGGCCGACATCTGGGCCGCCGTCCCGCATCGTGACCAGTCCCGCGGCGGGTTCCAGGCGCCGCGCCAGATTGCCGACGGCGTCGAGGTGTTCGCGGTGTCGGCTCCTGGAGCGGGCCTGAACTCCGCCCGGTCCGGCTCGCTCCAGGTCCTGGTGGCCGAGGACGCTCTGCCCGACGTCCTGGAGGCTCTGGCCGACGAGTCGCGGCTCAGCGTCCTGCCGGTGCTCGGCACTCCGCGTGCTCGCTCA